The Sphingomonas naphthae nucleotide sequence GCTCGGTCTTGCCGAAGGGCAGGGGCGGCAGGGCGACGATCTGTGGCCGATCCTGCTGTTGCAGGGCGGCGCGCTCGATCGGGCGGGCGACTGGGCCGGTGGCAAGGCGGCGCTGTCGCGCGCGCTCGCCCTCGCGCCCGAGCAAGCGGTGGTGCTGAACTATCTCGGCTATGCCCAGCTCGAAAAGCGCGAGAATGTCACCGAGGCGCGCAAGATGGTCGAGCGGGCGAGCGCCTTGCGCCCGGACGATCCCTCGATCACGGATTCGCTCGGCTGGAGCTATTACCTCACCGGCGATCTGCCCAGGGCGATCGACGCGCTGGAGAAAGCGGCGAAGGGCGATCCGGCGCAATCGACGATCAACGAGCATCTCGGCGACGCATACTGGCGCGCGGGCCGGCGCTATGAGGCGCGCTATTCGTGGCATGCCGCGCTGATCGTGGCCGAGGAGGCATCCGCCAAGCGGCTGCGCGAGAAGATCGACACCGGCCTCACCACCCAGACGGCGGCGCCTTGAGCGCGCCCGCCGTGACCGATGCCGAGACCGGCCCGCTGATCGAGACGGGCTACGCCAAGATCAACCTCGCGCTCCACGTCCGCCATCGCGCGGCGGACGGCTATCATGCGATCGAGACGATCTTCGCCTTCGCCGAGGATGGTGACCGGCTGATCCTGAACGATGGCGAGGGCGTGTCGCTGGCGATCGAGGGGCCGTTCGCCGCCGGGCTGGCGGGGGAAAGCGACAATCTCGTCACCCGCGCGGCCGATCGCTTCCTTGCCCGGTTCGGTGGGGGAGGGGCGGCCTTCACCCTGGAGAAGACTCTGCCGGTGGCGTCGGGCATCGGCGGTGGATCGGCGGACGCGGCGGCGGCGCTACGCTTGTTGTGCCGGCGGGGCGGGGTGGCGGTCGCCGAGGTGATGGACATCGCCGCCGGGCTGGGCGCGGACGTGCCCGCCTGCATCGCCTCTGTGGCGCAGCGCGGCACGGGCCGGGGCGACGAACTGATGTCGATCGCGGGCGATACGCTCGGCGGGCTGGCATTGCTGCTGGTGAACCCGCTCAAGCCCGTTTCGACGGGGGCGGTGTTCAAGGGCTGGGATCAGGTGGATCGCGGCGCGCTGGGCGAGGGCGATCCGCTGGCGGTGGCGCTGGCCGGGCGCAACGATCTGGAGCCGCCCGCGCTGGCGATCGAGCCCGAGATCGCCCGCGTGCTGGCCTTGCTAGGCGGGCAGGAGGGCGTGACCCTCGCCCGCATGTCGGGTTCGGGCGCGACCTGCTTCGCGCTGTTCGACGGCACCGAGGCGCGCAACGCGGCGGCGGAGGCGATCGGTGTGGCCGAGCCGGGCTGGTGGCTGATGGCGAGCCGGTTGCGGTGACATCGCTCACCCCCCAACCACC carries:
- a CDS encoding 4-(cytidine 5'-diphospho)-2-C-methyl-D-erythritol kinase, with protein sequence MSAPAVTDAETGPLIETGYAKINLALHVRHRAADGYHAIETIFAFAEDGDRLILNDGEGVSLAIEGPFAAGLAGESDNLVTRAADRFLARFGGGGAAFTLEKTLPVASGIGGGSADAAAALRLLCRRGGVAVAEVMDIAAGLGADVPACIASVAQRGTGRGDELMSIAGDTLGGLALLLVNPLKPVSTGAVFKGWDQVDRGALGEGDPLAVALAGRNDLEPPALAIEPEIARVLALLGGQEGVTLARMSGSGATCFALFDGTEARNAAAEAIGVAEPGWWLMASRLR